A genomic region of Pelodiscus sinensis isolate JC-2024 chromosome 1, ASM4963464v1, whole genome shotgun sequence contains the following coding sequences:
- the LOC102462573 gene encoding transmembrane protein 213: MKHFPIVPCVTITIVFFCLRSSFLAEAASSSGGMTRATLNETQWPCPDVQFCTEVAECCQLGVDEYGWIAAAVGWSLWFLTLILLCLDKVMKLRPDEPKYLQA; this comes from the exons ATGAAGCACTTTCCCATCGTGCCCTGTGTTACCATCACTATCGTCTTCTTCTGTCTTCGGAGTTCTTTCTTAGCAG aagctgcaagcagctccgGTGGCATGACAAGAGCAACGCTCAATGAGACCCAATGGCCATGCCCTG ATGTGCAATTCTGCACAGAAGTGGCTGAGTGCTGCCAGCTCGGAGTAGACGAATACGGCTGGATTGCTGCTGCTGTCGGCTGGAGCCTCTGGTTTCTGACTCTCATCCTGCTCTGCCTGGATAAGGTCATGAAACTCAGGCCTGACGAACCCAAGTATTTGCAAGCATGA